Proteins encoded by one window of Elaeis guineensis isolate ETL-2024a chromosome 12, EG11, whole genome shotgun sequence:
- the LOC105055017 gene encoding 18.9 kDa heat shock protein: protein MSLSSFFGRKPTKHTNPEPISIDIWDPLEGLSLATTLAAISSVNATASMDWKETQDAHVFIADLPGVRKDEVKIEVEEEKILKISGQRTKESEEKGDKWHHVERSAERFLRSVKLPPNASIERMKAVLEDGVLTVTVPKDQEKKVRGRFIQITD from the coding sequence ATGTCCCTCAGTAGCTTCTTCGGTCGAAAGCCCACAAAACACACCAACCCTGAGCCCATCTCTATTGACATATGGGATCCCCTCGAAGGTCTATCCCTTGCCACCACGCTCGCCGCAATCTCATCGGTTAATGCTACCGCCAGTATGGATTGGAAGGAAACTCAGGATGCTCATGTCTTTATAGCTGACCTCCCGGGGGTGAGGAAAGATGAAGTAAAGATagaagtggaagaagagaagATCCTGAAGATAAGTGGGCAGAGGACTAAAGAGAGTGAAGAGAAGGGTGATAAGTGGCACCATGTCGAGCGGAGCGCTGAAAGGTTCCTTCGTAGTGTGAAACTACCACCAAATGCAAGTATTGAACGCATGAAGGCTGTTCTTGAGGATGGAGTTCTTACAGTGACTGTACCCAaggatcaagagaagaaggttcgCGGGAGGTTTATTCAGATTACAGACTAA